A single Prevotella sp. E15-22 DNA region contains:
- a CDS encoding phage integrase SAM-like domain-containing protein — protein sequence MATIKYEVLKHNMRKDKTWNVVIRVTHKRVMKYIPTTVFVTRDELTSSFKIKNFQKKEKCEDILRIYRKRIEEENLEFNDMTADELVRRITRKDIVKPTFVDFVDYYQKWIKTHEDEIKGMGNYKTALNSFIKFMGRKVIDCNEITVRLMEAYVRWLGDRHRAANLYCICIKRVFNEARETYNDNLDGEEIIKRSLEFFDPPVHVCTEKRAISLEHLRALAAIPDEERSNSSRNVARDVFLISFMMMGANSIDIFSCKWDGEGNITYDRAKTKDRRPDHARIVIKPHPLLMPLIKKYASVLDKKERYVFRFNRMYRNPADFSYNLNRGMKEVGKEIDEEGLTFYAARHTMATIAFNETDIDKMTIHDMLNHQLPVYKITDIYIKKDFRKINEANFKLIDFVFNDMEKEKSGTHQDKHQGGALLTGDFLTNVVDTVVDITWQLTPQDINTRKSWNVEIKVAYKGQSKLIGTSIFVSENDVSEDGQLTNEYLVKRCEALVNSCKERISRLDLKAAQYDINDLVNKLLS from the coding sequence ATGGCTACAATAAAGTATGAGGTGCTGAAGCACAACATGAGAAAGGACAAGACGTGGAACGTCGTCATCAGGGTCACGCACAAAAGGGTGATGAAATACATCCCTACTACGGTGTTTGTTACCCGTGACGAGCTGACCTCGTCTTTCAAGATCAAGAACTTTCAGAAGAAGGAGAAGTGTGAGGACATCCTCCGCATCTACCGTAAACGTATCGAGGAGGAGAACCTGGAGTTCAACGACATGACTGCCGATGAACTTGTAAGGAGAATCACACGCAAAGACATTGTCAAGCCAACCTTTGTTGACTTCGTGGACTATTACCAGAAGTGGATAAAGACTCATGAGGATGAAATCAAGGGTATGGGTAACTACAAGACTGCCCTCAACTCGTTCATCAAGTTCATGGGACGTAAGGTTATCGACTGCAATGAGATTACGGTAAGACTGATGGAGGCCTATGTACGCTGGCTTGGTGACAGGCATCGTGCGGCCAACCTCTACTGTATATGTATCAAGCGCGTATTCAATGAGGCCCGCGAGACCTACAATGACAACCTCGACGGTGAGGAGATCATCAAACGCTCACTGGAGTTCTTCGACCCTCCTGTTCATGTATGTACGGAGAAACGTGCCATTTCCCTGGAGCATCTGAGGGCTTTGGCTGCCATTCCTGATGAGGAGCGCTCGAATTCAAGCCGCAATGTGGCTCGTGACGTATTCCTTATCTCATTCATGATGATGGGTGCCAACAGCATTGATATCTTCTCATGCAAATGGGATGGCGAGGGAAACATTACCTATGACCGTGCCAAGACAAAGGACAGGCGACCTGACCATGCCCGCATCGTCATCAAGCCGCATCCGCTGCTCATGCCTCTTATCAAGAAATATGCGTCTGTATTGGACAAAAAGGAAAGGTATGTGTTCCGTTTCAACCGTATGTACAGGAATCCTGCCGATTTCAGCTATAACCTGAACCGAGGCATGAAGGAGGTTGGAAAGGAGATTGACGAGGAAGGTCTCACTTTTTATGCCGCAAGACATACGATGGCGACCATTGCCTTCAATGAAACCGATATTGACAAGATGACCATACACGACATGCTGAACCATCAGCTGCCTGTGTACAAGATAACGGATATCTATATCAAGAAGGACTTCCGCAAAATTAATGAGGCTAACTTCAAGCTCATTGACTTTGTCTTCAATGACATGGAAAAGGAAAAGTCAGGCACTCATCAGGACAAGCATCAAGGTGGTGCCTTGTTGACTGGCGACTTCCTGACGAATGTTGTTGATACGGTTGTGGACATCACTTGGCAGCTGACTCCACAGGACATCAACACCAGAAAGTCATGGAATGTGGAGATCAAGGTAGCATACAAGGGGCAGAGCAAGCTTATCGGAACATCGATATTCGTTTCGGAGAATGATGTTTCTGAGGATGGCCAGCTCACCAACGAGTATCTTGTAAAGCGTTGCGAGGCTCTTGTCAATTCCTGTAAGGAGCGTATCAGCAGGCTTGACTTGAAAGCGGCTCAGTATGACATCAACGACTTGGTCAACAAGCTATTGTCATAG